In the Littorina saxatilis isolate snail1 unplaced genomic scaffold, US_GU_Lsax_2.0 scaffold_2671, whole genome shotgun sequence genome, one interval contains:
- the LOC138954737 gene encoding uncharacterized protein — protein MTGLLFGEGSITEAQLIALSASAVVMVFLITANVAVCWMYRRAIGEDARRTKRVRNKKMSDVWVYHVSRPRATASSCHHQSPSQQILNKLRASHENLRSQLATSTDKEQGGLSQEESQVLEELEITADLFLHDTSNASSRRSSLSGSVHGCSSYHFHPDADSLRSAVDNFNIDSTLRDLDASTDFRDLDPASVLGDLDKVSMTSVTKADFENDPREAEDGDGGRRKRGRRKSKRRSSRRSSHGNDDQTLPVAEFHNEAFDFAEPTYTAVERVEDVEL, from the coding sequence ATGACGGGGCTACTCTTTGGCGAAGGGTCTATCACGGAAGCTCAGCTGATCGCTCTGAGCGCCTCAGCCGTCGTCATGGTATTTCTCATCACAGCCAACGTAGCGGTTTGCTGGATGTACCGCCGCGCCATCGGGGAAGATGCCAGGCGAACCAAGCGCGTTCGGAACAAGAAAATGTCGGACGTGTGGGTGTACCACGTCAGCAGGCCCAGAGCGACAGCCTCCAGCTGCCATCACCAGTCACCTAGTCAGCAGATTCTCAACAAGCTGAGAGCGTCCCACGAAAACCTGAGGTCCCAGCTAGCGACTTCCACGGACAAAGAGCAAGGTGGTTTGAGTCAGGAGGAGAGCCAAGTGCTGGAAGAGCTGGAAATCACCGCCGACCTCTTCCTTCACGACACCAGCAATGCCAGCAGTCGTCGCTCCTCCCTAAGTGGTAGCGTGCACGGATGCTCTTCCTATCACTTCCACCCCGATGCGGATTCGCTGCGTTCTGCTGTGGATAATTTCAACATTGATTCTACTTTGCGCGACCTCGACGCCTCCACTGACTTCCGTGACCTTGACCCCGCTTCTGTTCTGGGTGACCTTGACAAGGTCAGTATGACCAGTGTAACAAAAGCAGATTTTGAGAACGACCCGAGAGAGGCGGAGgatggggatggggggaggaggaagagggggaggaggaaaaGCAAGAGAAGGAGCAGCAGAAGAAGTAGTCATGGCAACGACGATCAGACACTTCCGGTGGCCGAGTTTCACAACGAGGCTTTTGACTTCGCGGAGCCAACATACACTGCGGTAGAGAGAGTGGAGGATGTGGAACTCtga